In Mercenaria mercenaria strain notata chromosome 14, MADL_Memer_1, whole genome shotgun sequence, the following are encoded in one genomic region:
- the LOC123528191 gene encoding alpha-(1,3)-fucosyltransferase fut-5-like — MRLYTKHKSCSKCITLCLLSLLSLNLIQLYLSFNVETKPVVTYSLQRNYNTNVSKNILIWTPFLSDNIKESFEKCQSGCKDTCHFTVNKSEITTANAVLFNNFNLFPKWEIETKTTIAFPNYRRPDQVWVLFNMEPPGNMYWDTEVLNGVFNWTAWYRQDATLWLPYGSKYVLNRSESNAALAIFGNRNFHKEKTEEVAGMISNCIDQAQRYKIVYKIQKYLATDMYGKCYGKPCDERAMQAKNKSCDAILKQYKFYLAFENSLCNDYVTEKYWNALKREQIPIVNWKNISENIVIPNSYINVYDFKDIKSLANYVKKVSSNATLYNSYFQWKTKYKDRGSCISCSLCHTLNRKNFQRQIYSNIGDWIGDDICPKVTVVNNWLQHLYWRLFWSFGINISL; from the exons ATGAGACTAtatacaaaacacaaaagctgTTCAAAATGTATCACTTTGTGTCTTTTGTCATTACTGTCACTAAATTTAATACAACTGTATTTGTCTTTTAATGTCGAAACGAAACCAGTTGTAACATACAGTTTGCAAAGGAATTATAACACAAACGTTTCAAAGAATATTCTTATATGGACACCATTCCTATCGGACAATATTAAAGAAAGTTTTGAAAAGTGCCAGTCAGGCTGCAAGGATACGTGCCATTTTACAGTGAATAAGAGTGAAATTACTACAGCCAATGCCgttttatttaacaattttaatcTTTTTCCTAAATGGGAAATCGAAACAAAAACAACTATAGCCTTTCCAAACTACCGTCGACCTGACCAGGTATGGGTCCTTTTTAATATGGAACCACCTGGTAACATGTACTGGGATACTGAAGTTTTAAACGGAGTGTTCAACTGGACTGCATGGTACAGACAGGATGCCACACTTTGGTTGCCGTACGGCTCAAAATATGTACTGAATCGATCCGAAAGTAATGCAGCTCTAGCAATTTTCGGAAATAGAAATTTTCATAAAGAGAAAACAGAGGAAGTTGCTGGAATGATATCTAACTGTATAGATCAAGCACAACGGTACAAGATAGtctataaaattcaaaaatatctAGCAACAGATATGTACGGAAAGTGTTATGGCAAACCCTGTGATGAACGTGCCAtgcaagctaaaaataaaagttgtgatgctattttaaaacagtataaattctacctggcgttTGAGAACTCTTTGTGTAATGATTACGTTACAGAAAAATACTGGAATGCTTTGAAGCGGGAACAGATTCCTATAGTTAACTGGAAGAATATTAGTGAAAACATTGTCATACCAAATTCGTATATAAATGTTTACGACTTCAAAGACATAAAATCATTGGCAAACTATGTGAAAAAAGTGAGTTCAAATGCAACTTTATACAATAGTTATTTTCAGTGGAAGACCAAGTATAAAGACCGAGGCTCGTGCATTTCGTGTAGTTTGTGTCATACACTAAATCGCAAAAATTTCCAAAGACAGATTTACTCGAACATTGGCGACTGGATCGGAGATGATATATGCCCAAAAGTTACC GTTGTAAACAACTGGTTACAACACTTATACTGGCGGTTGTTTTGGTCTTTTGGGATAAATATATCATTATGA